One segment of Paenibacillus sp. FSL R7-0337 DNA contains the following:
- a CDS encoding sensor histidine kinase: protein MNILNMFKNDKNLQNEINDEIIVARFPVLLWVSLVYAASVILQVVYGLNWVNTLIFTLCYIVHLYLHWNLYKIPKTKVWIFFLVQGLLILTCALLMPYSSPAVLIGLLPVLIGQSIGIYYQKRKITLVALYCLVIFFYTMLYLGNQYDLYLMMPLFSLMLILVVSYASLFFQQVHARIRTHTFLRDLEKAHKKVEELTLANERQRLARDLHDTLAQGVAGIIMQLEAVNAHLTNGNTSRSQEFLQISMGQARRILAEARLAIDNLRVKSAANIEFEESVGNEIRRFTLATGIHIHSQIEIVSLLPGTIKEHSLQIISECLMNITKHAKADSVWVNVSERPGILHLEVRDNGAGFDTNLIGQKTGHYGILGMQERVRLIGGNLDIKSRPTGTHIQIEVPIHEGEGK from the coding sequence ATGAATATCCTGAATATGTTTAAGAATGATAAAAACCTTCAAAACGAAATAAATGATGAAATCATCGTTGCCCGGTTTCCTGTTTTACTCTGGGTTTCATTAGTCTACGCAGCTTCAGTGATACTTCAAGTGGTATACGGGTTGAACTGGGTAAATACTCTTATTTTCACCTTATGCTATATAGTCCATCTTTATCTTCATTGGAATTTGTACAAAATCCCCAAAACTAAAGTATGGATCTTCTTTTTAGTTCAAGGACTGCTGATTTTAACATGCGCTTTATTAATGCCATATAGTTCTCCGGCTGTTCTTATTGGCCTGCTTCCTGTTCTTATTGGTCAAAGCATTGGGATCTACTATCAAAAACGAAAAATTACACTTGTTGCACTATACTGTTTGGTTATCTTCTTTTACACCATGTTATATTTGGGCAATCAATATGACCTTTATCTTATGATGCCGTTATTTTCATTAATGCTGATTCTAGTAGTTTCCTATGCGTCATTATTTTTCCAACAGGTCCATGCCCGAATCCGCACACATACGTTTCTGAGAGATCTTGAAAAGGCTCATAAAAAAGTGGAAGAATTGACACTCGCCAATGAACGTCAACGTCTTGCGCGTGATCTGCATGATACCCTGGCACAGGGGGTAGCGGGAATTATTATGCAGCTTGAAGCGGTTAATGCTCACCTTACTAATGGAAATACCTCCAGATCCCAGGAATTCCTTCAGATATCCATGGGACAGGCCAGGAGAATATTGGCGGAAGCCCGGCTGGCGATAGACAACCTCAGAGTGAAGTCGGCGGCTAACATTGAATTTGAGGAGTCGGTCGGCAATGAAATACGCAGATTTACCCTGGCGACAGGCATCCATATTCACAGTCAAATTGAGATTGTCTCTCTTTTGCCGGGAACGATAAAAGAGCATAGCTTACAGATCATCAGTGAATGCTTGATGAATATAACCAAGCACGCTAAAGCGGATAGCGTATGGGTAAATGTAAGTGAAAGGCCAGGTATCCTCCACCTGGAGGTCAGAGATAATGGTGCTGGGTTTGACACCAACCTAATCGGACAAAAAACGGGACACTATGGCATATTGGGCATGCAAGAACGCGTACGGTTAATCGGAGGGAACTTGGACATTAAGAGTCGTCCAACCGGGACACACATCCAAATTGAAGTTCCAATCCATGAAGGGGAAGGGAAATGA
- a CDS encoding response regulator transcription factor produces the protein MNSYKILIVDDHMVVREGLKMILETDDRFEIAGEAENGQAALRLIDELSPDVVLLDLNMPVMSGEETLQALKARHSEIPVIILTTYNEDGLMINALALGAKGYLLKDTSRDELFRTIESAIRGSTLLQADILTKVFAAKERSKIAGARDTEPVNLTDKELLILQLVARGFKSKEIAFDMGVTERTIKSHLTNIYSKLGVESRAQAVATAIEQGILHI, from the coding sequence ATGAACTCATATAAAATACTTATTGTAGATGATCACATGGTGGTCCGAGAAGGATTAAAAATGATTTTGGAGACAGATGACCGTTTTGAGATTGCAGGAGAGGCAGAAAATGGACAGGCCGCTCTCCGTTTAATCGATGAACTGTCACCCGATGTAGTTCTTCTCGACCTGAATATGCCGGTAATGAGCGGGGAGGAGACGCTACAAGCCTTAAAAGCGAGACATTCTGAGATTCCTGTCATTATCTTGACAACCTACAATGAGGATGGATTAATGATCAATGCGCTGGCCCTGGGGGCCAAAGGGTATTTGCTCAAAGATACAAGCCGGGACGAATTATTCCGGACCATTGAATCGGCAATCCGGGGAAGTACCCTGTTACAGGCTGATATCCTAACTAAAGTATTCGCGGCAAAGGAACGGTCAAAAATTGCCGGAGCAAGGGATACAGAACCCGTTAACCTTACGGATAAGGAGCTGCTCATTTTGCAGCTTGTGGCCCGGGGGTTTAAGAGTAAAGAAATTGCCTTTGATATGGGCGTTACGGAGCGGACAATTAAGTCGCATTTGACCAATATCTACAGTAAGCTTGGAGTAGAATCACGTGCCCAGGCCGTAGCTACTGCCATAGAACAGGGCATTCTTCATATCTAG
- a CDS encoding MMPL family transporter: protein MAFAILALSLGPAFSNNTSIPGLKSQAAIDLLNKEFAGPQEDGGQTRLVMKAPQGQSLSSEASQTVIQKTQKEIMEDPQVKSVAGPYDNRSLNADKTIAYMDITYKTPAGEVTEASREHITAVAENMHFSDWQAELTGSAYVQMKIMGPSEVIGVLIAFLVLSITFSSFLLGVLPIATAVVGLGIGLLGVIIGSNMLDIPSTSMALAAMLGLAVGIDYALFIVSRFRQQLAAGYSNRESIAIANATAGSSVVFAAITVIIGLAGLAVVNIPFLTAMGLAGAFCVLLAMFTSIILVPAVLSAVGSKVTASSGNKWLKPRKRMNAKSNRLGHFVTSKPWTIVILGMILLGVIALPFSHLQLGSSDDGLKSTEKKERRAYDLLSEGYGEGYHSPLIVLAVAEGEGDFMTNVSSGVKELETISNIGTVSPAIPGPSGEVALINIIPATGPHDMETTKLIDAIRDQAPDILEKNHVEFMVTGGTAVNLEISQNLSDALPKFCLIIVGLAFLLLMVVFRSLLVPVKAVLGFILSLAATFGFVVFVVQDGHLGSVFGFYGAGPVLNFLPIIVVGILFGLAMDYEVFLVSRMREEFKHTGDAKQAVLAGMGHSGGVVTAAGLIMISVFTGFMLAEDPIIKSMGFALAFGILFDAFVVRLLIVPAVMTLMGKSAWYLPKWLDRILPNLDIEGESVMKELERNAA, encoded by the coding sequence GTGGCATTTGCAATACTTGCGCTAAGCTTGGGGCCAGCGTTCAGTAACAACACATCTATTCCAGGGCTGAAATCCCAAGCAGCGATTGATCTGTTAAACAAAGAATTCGCCGGACCACAGGAAGATGGGGGACAAACCCGGCTCGTCATGAAAGCACCACAAGGTCAAAGCTTGTCCTCAGAAGCCTCTCAGACCGTCATTCAGAAAACACAAAAAGAGATTATGGAAGATCCGCAAGTGAAGTCCGTAGCCGGACCTTATGATAACCGGTCGCTAAATGCGGACAAGACGATAGCCTACATGGACATCACCTACAAAACACCTGCTGGTGAAGTCACAGAAGCTTCCAGAGAACATATCACAGCTGTAGCTGAAAACATGCACTTCTCAGACTGGCAAGCTGAACTGACGGGGTCTGCTTACGTCCAGATGAAAATCATGGGTCCGTCAGAAGTCATCGGTGTACTCATCGCTTTTCTGGTTCTGTCTATCACCTTCAGTTCCTTCCTGCTCGGAGTATTGCCAATTGCAACTGCAGTGGTAGGCCTCGGGATTGGCTTGCTCGGTGTAATAATCGGCTCTAATATGCTGGATATTCCCTCAACCTCCATGGCGCTCGCCGCTATGCTTGGGCTGGCGGTGGGCATAGACTACGCGCTCTTTATTGTCTCCAGGTTCCGTCAACAATTGGCCGCGGGCTATAGCAACCGGGAATCAATAGCGATCGCAAATGCTACAGCAGGCAGCTCCGTAGTCTTCGCAGCCATAACGGTGATCATCGGACTGGCCGGTCTGGCCGTCGTGAACATTCCGTTTCTGACAGCTATGGGGCTGGCTGGTGCATTCTGTGTATTGTTAGCCATGTTCACCTCGATCATCCTGGTTCCTGCTGTGCTCAGCGCGGTGGGGAGCAAGGTCACTGCTTCAAGCGGAAACAAGTGGCTGAAGCCTCGTAAACGGATGAACGCAAAAAGTAACCGTCTGGGGCATTTTGTAACAAGTAAGCCTTGGACGATAGTTATTCTAGGAATGATCTTGCTGGGTGTAATTGCCTTACCGTTCTCACATCTGCAGTTGGGGAGTTCCGACGACGGGCTGAAATCAACGGAAAAAAAGGAGCGCCGGGCTTATGACCTGCTCTCGGAAGGGTACGGCGAAGGCTATCACAGTCCGCTCATTGTTCTGGCCGTTGCCGAAGGTGAAGGAGATTTCATGACCAATGTATCAAGCGGGGTAAAGGAACTGGAGACTATTTCCAATATAGGCACGGTATCACCGGCTATTCCCGGACCGTCCGGAGAAGTTGCACTGATCAATATTATCCCGGCGACGGGGCCGCATGATATGGAAACGACTAAGCTTATAGATGCAATCAGAGATCAGGCTCCTGATATTCTAGAGAAGAACCATGTGGAATTTATGGTCACAGGCGGCACAGCCGTTAATCTTGAGATTTCGCAGAATCTGAGTGATGCGCTGCCTAAATTCTGTCTCATCATCGTCGGACTGGCGTTTCTACTGCTGATGGTCGTATTCCGTTCGCTGCTGGTGCCAGTGAAGGCGGTGCTGGGTTTTATTCTATCTCTTGCAGCAACCTTTGGATTTGTAGTCTTTGTCGTTCAGGATGGTCATCTGGGCAGCGTCTTTGGCTTCTATGGTGCAGGTCCGGTTCTAAACTTTCTTCCCATCATCGTTGTAGGCATTCTTTTTGGCCTTGCGATGGATTATGAGGTTTTCCTCGTTAGCCGGATGCGTGAAGAATTCAAACATACAGGGGATGCCAAACAAGCCGTGCTGGCGGGAATGGGGCACAGTGGCGGTGTAGTAACAGCAGCGGGTCTGATTATGATCTCCGTATTTACCGGCTTCATGCTGGCCGAAGATCCGATTATCAAGTCTATGGGCTTCGCACTTGCCTTTGGTATTCTCTTCGATGCCTTTGTAGTAAGACTGCTCATCGTTCCGGCTGTTATGACCCTAATGGGTAAATCCGCATGGTATCTGCCGAAATGGCTGGACCGGATCTTGCCCAACCTTGACATTGAAGGTGAATCAGTAATGAAAGAGTTGGAGCGTAATGCTGCTTAG
- a CDS encoding TetR/AcrR family transcriptional regulator, whose protein sequence is MSIFIEILWLGDDLTMNQRERLTKLLLKQSLIRLLKEKNISQISVKELCTSAGINRSTFYLHYANAYDLLEQVEQEIINNTSAYLDKIEAGDSGTTYILAFLEYIKKDEELFTVMLLTSNENVLFPKRLLNEILKNIDSQLQLNVPERLKRYTYSYLVNGSLAIIQEWIQEGFILSSHELAELIFTLADQSLMAIIPAEEN, encoded by the coding sequence GTGTCTATTTTTATAGAAATTTTATGGCTTGGAGATGATTTGACCATGAATCAACGGGAACGGTTAACCAAACTATTGTTGAAGCAGAGCTTGATCCGCTTGCTCAAAGAGAAGAATATAAGCCAAATCAGCGTTAAGGAATTGTGCACCTCAGCAGGAATCAACCGCTCCACGTTCTACTTACATTATGCCAATGCTTACGACCTGCTTGAACAAGTTGAACAGGAGATTATTAATAACACAAGTGCCTATCTGGATAAAATTGAAGCTGGAGACAGCGGTACTACCTATATCCTGGCATTTCTGGAGTACATTAAAAAGGATGAGGAGCTATTCACTGTCATGCTCCTCACCTCCAATGAAAACGTGTTATTTCCCAAACGCCTGCTGAATGAAATTCTCAAGAATATTGATAGCCAGCTTCAACTCAACGTACCTGAACGGTTGAAACGGTATACTTATTCCTACCTGGTCAATGGAAGCCTGGCGATCATTCAAGAATGGATACAAGAAGGATTTATCCTCTCCAGTCATGAACTGGCTGAGCTCATCTTCACTTTGGCTGACCAATCCTTAATGGCGATTATACCGGCAGAAGAGAACTGA
- a CDS encoding NAD(P)-dependent oxidoreductase, which yields MKKKQIMITGAAGNMGGETLKLLINDLAKCDLLLFDLDNPNSREKLQRYEGLNGVKVVYGNLLDRSLVDECVKDADIILHIAAFVSPAADEFPERAMQINYGSAKNIVDAIKKSGRAGITRFVNIGTIAETGDRMPPIHWGRVGDPLKPSVYDYYAVSKIAAERMVIESGLSYWVSLRQTGIMGPAMSKIQDPIMFHNCLENVLEYVSDRDSGRLMRNLCIQDIDGELDQAFWQHIYNIGGGESCRVSTLEMYQVLYGKLGITNLDHVINPKWYATRNFHGQYYLDSDKLEDYFHYRRDTMEYFYQSYLDNLGALVPVAKVITKLPGGQKFMGAMIKRTMKKQAVKERGTLRFIEDNDLEKIDAYWGSKANWEAIPEKLSEMKKFSDWNKVIKLDHGYDENKPASELNIEDMKGAAAFRGGECLSAEMETGNWTDKLDFKCAFGHTFNASPKLILEGGHFCPRCERETWNYKERAKREPFFAQVWNPIQGKEDGREYTKIVSELQ from the coding sequence ATGAAGAAAAAACAGATCATGATTACAGGCGCCGCAGGCAATATGGGTGGAGAGACATTAAAGCTGCTCATAAACGATCTGGCGAAATGCGACCTGCTGCTCTTTGATTTAGACAACCCGAACAGCCGTGAGAAGCTCCAGCGGTATGAAGGGCTGAACGGAGTGAAAGTAGTCTATGGTAATTTGTTGGATCGCAGCCTGGTGGATGAATGTGTGAAGGATGCCGACATTATTCTTCATATCGCTGCCTTTGTTTCCCCTGCAGCTGATGAGTTTCCCGAACGGGCCATGCAGATTAACTATGGTTCGGCCAAAAACATTGTTGACGCCATTAAGAAAAGCGGCCGTGCAGGGATAACGCGCTTTGTAAATATCGGTACAATTGCTGAGACAGGTGACCGTATGCCGCCGATCCATTGGGGACGTGTGGGCGATCCTCTCAAGCCAAGTGTGTATGATTACTATGCCGTCTCTAAAATCGCTGCCGAGCGTATGGTGATTGAATCCGGACTCAGCTATTGGGTGAGTCTGCGCCAGACCGGTATTATGGGCCCGGCGATGAGCAAGATTCAGGACCCGATTATGTTCCATAACTGTCTGGAGAATGTGCTTGAGTATGTGTCGGACCGGGATTCAGGACGATTAATGCGTAACCTGTGCATCCAGGATATTGACGGTGAGCTTGATCAGGCATTCTGGCAGCATATTTACAACATTGGCGGTGGCGAAAGCTGCAGAGTGAGCACGCTCGAGATGTACCAGGTGCTGTACGGCAAGCTTGGCATTACCAATCTGGATCATGTCATCAATCCGAAATGGTATGCCACCCGGAATTTCCATGGACAATACTATTTGGATTCCGACAAGCTGGAGGATTATTTCCACTACCGCCGGGATACGATGGAATACTTCTATCAGAGCTACCTCGATAATCTTGGCGCACTCGTCCCCGTAGCGAAGGTCATCACGAAGCTCCCGGGAGGGCAGAAATTCATGGGGGCTATGATTAAACGTACAATGAAAAAGCAGGCTGTGAAAGAACGCGGAACGCTACGTTTTATAGAGGATAATGATCTTGAGAAAATCGATGCTTATTGGGGAAGCAAGGCAAACTGGGAGGCGATTCCGGAGAAGCTGTCCGAAATGAAGAAATTCTCCGATTGGAATAAAGTGATCAAGCTTGACCACGGTTACGATGAGAATAAGCCAGCCTCAGAGTTAAATATTGAGGATATGAAAGGGGCGGCAGCCTTCCGCGGTGGCGAATGCCTGTCTGCAGAGATGGAGACGGGCAACTGGACGGATAAGCTTGATTTCAAATGTGCATTCGGCCATACCTTTAATGCCAGCCCCAAGCTGATTTTGGAGGGAGGACATTTCTGCCCGCGATGTGAGCGCGAAACCTGGAATTACAAAGAACGTGCCAAACGCGAACCGTTCTTCGCCCAAGTGTGGAACCCTATTCAAGGCAAAGAGGATGGACGGGAATATACAAAAATTGTTTCTGAATTACAATAA
- a CDS encoding alpha-L-rhamnosidase gives MTFKRAFTTKQSVRRAWINATALGVYELMLNGDKVGTDYFAPGFTSYDHQIQYQTYDVSGLLGSENMLIAVVAGGWAAGSFNYVRKNKISADRQAFLCELHLEYTDGSYEIVVTDESWQVSEEGNYRMAEWYDGETYDATVDLGQIAWKQATLTAPRNSPLLLAQYGDPVRAQEEMKPISCTHSPGGEVIYDFGQNFAGVISAKLSGKKNQEIIFRHAEVLVEGELFVKSLRTAKATATYICKEGPQTYSPRLTYMGFRYVGVRGISAEDLQLSALVLHSDFEEIGEFECSNELINQLHSNIRWGGKSNFVDIPTDCPQRDERQGWTGDLAVFARTACYNFDLSRFLDKWLADMRAEQAPGGGLPMVIPRAGDHWPRMATSAWGDSCILVPWAEYLARGDKRLLERQYPTIKKFLKAAKWWSEFLSFTSSSRHVWRFPFHFGDWCAPDETARQWLKKGKWVGTAYFSNSCGLAAQIADLLGYEEDAAYYRKLRSRINEAYRQVFTDSRGNLKKEFQTAYMLPLHFNMTEGTETAVMADNLVRLVREAGNKLTTGFTGTPYLLFALSDNGYPDKAYELLLQEGCPSWLYEVKAGGTTIWERWDALRPDGTVNIGDLSGNKKDEESGGGMVSFNHYANGAVGDWLYRRMVGMEPTSGGYRTFKIAPVLGGGITSAKGSIKTPYGRVSSEWSIQDNKFTIHIEVPVSALCTLSMPNGEHYKLESGYYTFNCEAI, from the coding sequence ATGACATTCAAGCGTGCGTTCACAACGAAGCAATCCGTCCGCCGTGCCTGGATTAATGCTACGGCACTCGGCGTCTACGAACTGATGTTGAATGGAGACAAGGTGGGGACGGACTATTTTGCTCCAGGCTTCACCTCTTATGATCATCAAATACAATATCAGACGTATGACGTTAGCGGCTTACTCGGGTCTGAGAATATGTTAATCGCTGTCGTAGCCGGGGGCTGGGCAGCCGGCTCCTTCAATTACGTCCGTAAGAACAAGATCAGTGCAGACCGGCAAGCCTTTCTGTGCGAATTGCATCTCGAATATACGGACGGATCGTATGAGATCGTGGTAACTGATGAATCCTGGCAAGTCTCCGAAGAGGGTAATTACCGGATGGCCGAATGGTATGACGGGGAGACTTATGATGCTACTGTGGATTTGGGACAAATCGCTTGGAAACAGGCAACCTTGACAGCTCCACGTAATAGTCCGCTATTATTGGCACAGTACGGAGATCCGGTCCGTGCTCAGGAAGAGATGAAACCAATTTCATGTACTCATTCACCCGGCGGTGAAGTGATCTATGATTTCGGTCAGAATTTTGCCGGAGTCATCTCTGCCAAGCTGTCTGGCAAAAAGAATCAGGAGATAATCTTTCGTCATGCAGAGGTACTTGTTGAGGGGGAGCTGTTCGTTAAATCGCTGCGTACTGCAAAAGCGACAGCGACCTATATCTGTAAAGAGGGTCCGCAAACCTACTCTCCACGTCTAACCTATATGGGATTCCGTTATGTTGGTGTCCGGGGAATCAGTGCGGAAGACTTGCAATTATCTGCGCTGGTGCTTCATTCCGATTTTGAAGAGATAGGTGAATTTGAATGCTCCAATGAACTAATTAATCAATTACACAGCAATATTCGCTGGGGCGGCAAATCTAACTTTGTTGATATTCCTACAGACTGCCCGCAGCGTGATGAACGTCAGGGATGGACCGGTGATCTTGCCGTTTTTGCCAGGACTGCCTGCTACAACTTTGATCTAAGCCGGTTTCTGGACAAATGGCTGGCAGATATGCGGGCGGAGCAAGCACCAGGTGGAGGCCTCCCTATGGTCATTCCCCGCGCAGGGGACCATTGGCCAAGGATGGCTACCTCTGCTTGGGGCGACAGCTGCATTCTTGTACCTTGGGCAGAATACCTTGCCCGTGGCGACAAACGGCTGTTGGAGCGGCAATATCCAACGATTAAGAAATTTCTAAAAGCGGCGAAGTGGTGGTCTGAATTTCTTTCCTTCACTTCTAGCAGCCGTCACGTCTGGCGTTTTCCGTTCCACTTTGGAGATTGGTGTGCACCGGACGAGACGGCCAGACAGTGGCTTAAGAAGGGCAAGTGGGTGGGGACAGCTTATTTTTCCAACTCCTGCGGATTGGCTGCCCAAATCGCTGACTTGCTTGGCTATGAAGAGGATGCCGCATATTACCGGAAGCTAAGATCCAGGATTAATGAAGCTTACCGCCAAGTCTTTACAGATAGCCGAGGCAACCTAAAGAAAGAATTTCAGACTGCCTACATGCTTCCGCTTCATTTCAATATGACAGAAGGTACAGAGACGGCTGTTATGGCGGACAATCTTGTCCGGCTTGTGCGGGAGGCAGGCAATAAGCTAACCACCGGTTTTACAGGAACCCCTTATCTATTATTCGCTCTATCCGATAATGGATACCCCGATAAAGCATATGAGCTGCTGCTTCAGGAAGGCTGCCCGTCTTGGCTGTATGAAGTTAAAGCCGGAGGAACAACCATCTGGGAACGCTGGGATGCACTACGTCCGGATGGAACAGTAAATATTGGTGATCTTAGCGGAAACAAAAAGGATGAAGAATCCGGCGGAGGTATGGTCTCCTTCAATCATTATGCGAATGGGGCAGTAGGAGACTGGTTATACAGACGAATGGTTGGAATGGAGCCAACCAGCGGAGGGTATAGGACCTTCAAGATTGCCCCCGTCCTCGGAGGCGGAATTACATCAGCCAAAGGCAGTATTAAGACCCCTTATGGACGGGTATCTTCTGAATGGAGCATACAGGATAACAAGTTTACTATCCATATTGAAGTTCCGGTATCGGCTCTATGTACCCTTAGTATGCCGAATGGAGAGCACTACAAGCTTGAAAGCGGATATTATACGTTCAACTGTGAAGCTATCTAA
- a CDS encoding aminoglycoside phosphotransferase family protein, translated as MKSTTKFRLSETQIAKLVEVNFKDGGQLRSIQELKGGMFNAAYLIERTVGLEPFVLKVSSPPEFVLLSYEHHLMQTEVEVYHKISAETSIPAPRVICSDFSRSLIPSDYFFMSALKGQSMHSLRKRLSQTQKENIKSRLGDYFAQLHQIRGNYFGYFTDKPECQFSSWKEAYRHMLKSILADGERLKVKLPYERIERVVSKQEHLLEAVTSPSLISFDLWPGNIMLVPNGNDYEIEAIIDFERSFWGDPYADFPPAFLLFKDVREEQGFWKSYTGRLNDNKVLDSEDLRRIELYKLYIFLIMSVETYRYGFIYGKLQYYYSQKVVNDCLKSLEL; from the coding sequence ATGAAGAGTACAACAAAATTCAGATTGTCTGAAACGCAAATCGCTAAACTGGTTGAAGTGAATTTTAAAGATGGAGGTCAGCTACGCTCTATTCAGGAGTTAAAAGGCGGGATGTTTAACGCAGCCTATCTTATCGAAAGAACGGTTGGACTGGAACCGTTTGTTCTAAAAGTATCATCGCCGCCTGAATTCGTGCTGCTCTCTTATGAACATCATCTCATGCAAACGGAAGTTGAAGTATATCATAAAATATCCGCTGAAACGTCCATACCGGCTCCACGTGTAATTTGCTCTGATTTCAGCAGAAGCTTAATCCCCAGCGATTACTTCTTTATGAGTGCGCTAAAGGGTCAAAGTATGCACAGTCTTAGAAAAAGGCTCAGCCAGACTCAGAAGGAGAACATAAAAAGCAGGTTAGGCGATTATTTTGCGCAGCTGCACCAGATTAGAGGGAATTACTTCGGATATTTCACGGACAAACCGGAATGTCAGTTCTCCTCCTGGAAGGAAGCCTATCGTCACATGCTGAAATCTATCCTTGCGGACGGAGAGAGGCTGAAGGTAAAACTGCCTTATGAACGCATTGAGAGGGTAGTTAGTAAGCAGGAGCATTTGCTCGAAGCTGTTACTTCGCCTAGTCTTATCAGCTTCGATCTTTGGCCGGGGAATATTATGCTGGTTCCGAACGGCAATGACTATGAGATCGAAGCCATAATTGATTTTGAGCGCTCCTTTTGGGGGGACCCGTACGCTGATTTTCCGCCCGCATTTCTTTTGTTCAAAGATGTTAGAGAGGAACAGGGGTTCTGGAAGAGCTATACCGGCAGACTAAACGATAATAAAGTGCTTGATTCCGAAGATTTAAGACGAATTGAATTATACAAATTGTATATTTTTCTGATTATGTCGGTGGAGACGTACAGATATGGATTCATATACGGCAAGCTTCAATATTATTATTCCCAGAAAGTGGTGAATGACTGTCTTAAAAGTCTGGAACTGTGA
- a CDS encoding helix-turn-helix domain-containing protein: MTVLKVWNCDHTRGEGMLSKNVHFVMDSFYNLTGLPIRYYTGNSLIRMLPDVPSFIDPAVPMQQQLLPNQQAVYYRVTDEIMFYGVISEENGGGVFVVGPGFHMKPSAGHLSRTMINSAIARQYSEEFTAFINCIPVITFENFLSALCFLHFALNQKRLAAESLLLSGNKFQRFEPDIHSNLSEMLYEADGEPPVHDTYNLERQIIYYVRSGSTDKLNDLFENTVRARAGTMSKDALRQEKNIFISTATLVTRAAIEGGLDVEMAYHLSDLYIQQAESLTRLDLLSLLRQQMVLDCAKRVEENKYPADVSSLTESCIRLIRKRMNTAILVRELARELGVSVSYLSRIFKRDLGVSLNDYINREKIEESKCLLAFSGKPLSEISSYLCFSSQSYFQNLFKSETGLTPLKYRNAMHHQE, translated from the coding sequence ATGACTGTCTTAAAAGTCTGGAACTGTGACCATACACGAGGGGAAGGCATGCTCTCGAAGAATGTGCATTTTGTAATGGATTCCTTCTATAATCTTACCGGTCTGCCGATTCGCTACTACACTGGTAATTCGCTTATACGGATGCTGCCTGATGTTCCTTCGTTCATTGATCCTGCCGTACCGATGCAGCAGCAGCTCCTGCCAAATCAGCAAGCAGTTTACTACCGTGTGACGGACGAAATTATGTTCTACGGTGTAATATCGGAGGAGAACGGAGGAGGGGTGTTCGTCGTTGGCCCCGGATTCCACATGAAGCCCTCGGCGGGCCACTTATCCCGAACGATGATCAACTCTGCGATTGCACGGCAGTATTCAGAAGAATTTACTGCATTTATCAACTGTATCCCGGTGATTACCTTTGAGAATTTCTTGAGCGCGCTCTGCTTCCTTCATTTCGCACTGAACCAGAAAAGGCTCGCTGCCGAATCGCTGCTGCTCTCCGGCAACAAGTTCCAGCGCTTCGAACCGGACATTCACTCTAATTTATCAGAGATGCTGTATGAGGCTGACGGAGAGCCTCCGGTCCATGACACCTACAATCTGGAGCGCCAGATCATATATTATGTCCGAAGCGGTTCTACAGATAAGCTGAATGACTTATTCGAAAATACTGTACGTGCTAGGGCAGGAACAATGTCGAAGGATGCGCTGCGTCAGGAGAAGAATATTTTCATTTCCACGGCAACACTTGTAACCCGGGCGGCTATCGAAGGCGGACTGGATGTGGAGATGGCCTACCATCTCAGCGATCTGTACATTCAGCAGGCAGAAAGCCTGACGCGCTTAGATCTGCTGTCTCTTCTTAGGCAGCAGATGGTGCTGGATTGTGCCAAAAGAGTGGAGGAGAATAAGTATCCGGCAGATGTCTCTTCATTAACAGAGAGCTGTATCCGTCTGATTCGCAAAAGAATGAACACAGCCATTCTGGTTCGGGAGCTGGCACGCGAGCTAGGTGTCAGCGTCTCCTATCTCTCCCGGATCTTTAAGCGCGACCTGGGGGTCAGCCTGAACGACTATATCAACCGTGAGAAAATCGAGGAATCCAAGTGTCTGCTGGCCTTTTCGGGCAAGCCGCTCAGTGAGATCAGCAGCTATCTTTGCTTCTCTTCTCAGAGCTATTTTCAGAATTTGTTCAAAAGTGAAACCGGGCTGACTCCTCTCAAGTATCGGAATGCTATGCATCATCAAGAATGA